In Streptomyces sp. NBC_00569, a single genomic region encodes these proteins:
- a CDS encoding ABC transporter ATP-binding protein, whose amino-acid sequence MTTTPIAGKATAVAARATDLSKVYGQGETQVVALDRVSVDFRQAEFTAIMGPSGSGKSTLMHCVAGLDNFSSGSVRIGDTELGSLKDKQLTKLRRDKIGFIFQAFNLLPTLTALENITLPMDIAGRKPDKQWLENVIAMVGLSDRLGHRPSELSGGQQQRVAVARALASRPEIIFGDEPTGNLDSRSGAEVLGFLRNSVRELGQTVVMVTHDPVAAAYADRVIFLADGRVVDEVYAPTADSVLDRMKQFDAKGRTS is encoded by the coding sequence GTGACCACCACCCCCATCGCCGGCAAGGCCACCGCAGTGGCCGCGCGCGCCACGGATCTGTCCAAGGTCTACGGACAGGGCGAGACCCAGGTGGTCGCGCTCGACCGGGTCTCCGTCGACTTCCGGCAGGCCGAGTTCACCGCGATCATGGGCCCGTCCGGGTCCGGCAAGTCGACCCTGATGCACTGCGTCGCCGGCCTCGACAACTTCTCGTCGGGCTCCGTGCGCATCGGCGACACCGAGCTCGGGTCCCTCAAGGACAAGCAGCTCACCAAGCTGCGCCGGGACAAGATCGGCTTCATCTTCCAGGCGTTCAACCTGCTGCCCACCCTGACGGCCCTGGAGAACATCACGCTCCCCATGGACATCGCGGGCCGCAAGCCGGACAAGCAGTGGCTGGAGAACGTGATCGCGATGGTCGGCCTGTCCGACCGGCTCGGCCACCGGCCCTCCGAACTCTCCGGCGGCCAGCAGCAGCGCGTGGCCGTCGCCCGCGCCCTCGCCTCCCGGCCCGAGATCATCTTCGGTGACGAGCCGACCGGAAACCTGGACTCGCGCTCCGGCGCCGAGGTCCTCGGCTTCCTGCGCAACTCCGTGCGCGAGCTGGGCCAGACCGTCGTCATGGTCACCCACGACCCGGTCGCCGCCGCCTACGCGGACCGCGTGATCTTCCTCGCCGACGGCCGTGTCGTCGACGAGGTGTACGCCCCCACGGCCGACTCGGTCCTGGACCGCATGAAGCAGTTCGACGCCAAGGGCCGCACCAGCTGA
- a CDS encoding 4-hydroxybenzoate 3-monooxygenase, giving the protein MRTTVGIIGAGPAGLLLARLLHNAGIDSVVLESRDRAYVERRQRAGILEQGTVDVLREAGAAERMDREGLPHDGIELRFDRRRHRVDFPALTGGRSVMVYAQTEVCKDLIALQVAEGGPLLFEAEALAVEGAETESPRVRFRHEGREDVLDCDYVVACDGSWGVGRKAVPADVSRVFERTYPFGWLGILADVAPSHDELVYARHDRGFALLSMRSPSVTRAYLQVPDGTDAGDWSDEEIWDELDRRLETADGWKLERGPITSKSVTPMRSYVHEPMRHGRLFLAGDAAHIVPPTGAKGLNLAVGDVVTFARALAHRHKTGSAELLDAYSPACLRRVWQAERFSYAMTTMLHRAPDATPFDDRVQRAHLDRITASRAAETDLAEGYTGFPLD; this is encoded by the coding sequence ATGCGCACCACCGTCGGCATCATCGGAGCGGGCCCCGCCGGGCTGCTCCTCGCCCGGCTCCTGCACAACGCCGGAATCGACTCCGTCGTCCTGGAGAGCCGCGACCGCGCGTACGTCGAGCGGCGCCAGCGCGCCGGGATCCTGGAGCAGGGCACCGTCGACGTACTGCGTGAGGCGGGCGCGGCGGAGCGCATGGACCGCGAGGGCCTCCCGCACGACGGCATCGAGCTGCGCTTCGACAGGCGCCGCCACCGCGTCGACTTCCCCGCCCTGACGGGCGGCAGGTCGGTCATGGTCTACGCCCAGACCGAGGTGTGCAAGGACCTCATCGCCCTCCAGGTCGCCGAGGGAGGCCCGCTGCTCTTCGAGGCGGAGGCGCTGGCCGTCGAGGGCGCCGAGACCGAGAGCCCGCGCGTCCGCTTCCGCCACGAGGGCCGCGAGGACGTCCTCGACTGCGACTACGTCGTCGCCTGCGACGGCTCGTGGGGCGTGGGCCGCAAGGCCGTACCCGCCGACGTCTCCCGGGTCTTCGAGCGCACGTACCCCTTCGGCTGGCTCGGCATCCTCGCCGATGTGGCCCCGTCCCACGACGAGTTGGTCTACGCCCGCCACGACCGCGGCTTCGCCCTCCTGTCCATGCGCTCGCCGTCCGTCACCCGCGCCTACCTCCAGGTCCCCGACGGCACGGACGCGGGCGACTGGAGCGACGAGGAGATCTGGGACGAACTCGACCGCCGCCTGGAGACCGCCGACGGCTGGAAGCTGGAGCGCGGCCCCATCACGTCCAAGTCCGTCACCCCGATGAGGAGTTACGTCCACGAGCCGATGCGCCACGGACGGCTCTTCCTCGCCGGGGACGCCGCCCACATCGTCCCGCCGACCGGCGCCAAGGGCCTCAACCTCGCCGTCGGCGATGTCGTCACCTTCGCCCGCGCCCTGGCACACCGTCACAAGACCGGCTCCGCCGAGCTCCTGGACGCCTATTCACCGGCCTGCCTGCGCCGCGTCTGGCAGGCCGAGCGGTTCTCGTACGCGATGACCACGATGCTGCACCGCGCCCCCGACGCGACGCCCTTCGACGACCGCGTCCAGCGCGCCCACCTCGACCGGATCACGGCCTCGCGCGCCGCCGAGACCGACCTCGCCGAGGGCTACACGGGCTTCCCCCTCGACTGA
- a CDS encoding MFS transporter: MSPDTSHGTAIPSPPRTFRAVAPVIALCWLVVFFDGMDVNIYGAVMPHLLDDKGFGFTASTAGTIGSWTTFGMLIGALGCGTLTDWLGRKPMVTGSVALFSAGSAVCALAPSAAVFGGGRFLAGLGLGGLMPIGLAIVAEFAPPRRAALATGLMMTSYHAGGMAATGLGLALGPDHGWRVVFWTGVIPAVIAVPLVLKWLPESPAVLFAKGRTADASAVAARYGLPEPTRAEAPAAGAKGRFSAVASLFAPGTRAATPLLWVASFAGLLLVYGVSTWLPELMRASGYSLSSSVTFLMVINAGGIVGMLVAGRAADRFGAVRVSALWFVLTACGAFLLRAHLPLGVAYALVFVTGVWLFSAQVMVYAAAPSVYTPGQRATGLGWITGVGRTGAVVGPWLGGAVVAGGNASLGFTTFAAAAVLGAVAISLVPLVRRNTGHAPDVAGNRMGKILPEH; encoded by the coding sequence ATGTCCCCCGACACCTCCCACGGCACCGCCATACCCTCCCCGCCCCGCACCTTCAGGGCCGTCGCCCCCGTCATCGCCCTGTGCTGGCTCGTCGTCTTCTTCGACGGCATGGACGTCAACATCTACGGCGCCGTCATGCCGCACCTCCTCGACGACAAGGGCTTCGGTTTCACCGCCTCCACCGCCGGCACGATCGGCTCCTGGACCACGTTCGGCATGCTGATCGGCGCGCTCGGCTGCGGCACACTCACCGACTGGCTCGGCCGTAAGCCCATGGTCACCGGCTCCGTCGCCCTCTTCTCCGCCGGCTCCGCCGTGTGCGCGCTCGCCCCGAGCGCCGCCGTCTTCGGCGGGGGCCGCTTCCTCGCCGGGCTCGGCCTCGGCGGCCTGATGCCGATCGGGCTCGCGATCGTCGCCGAGTTCGCCCCGCCCCGCAGGGCCGCCCTCGCCACCGGCCTGATGATGACCTCGTACCACGCGGGCGGCATGGCCGCGACGGGCCTCGGCCTCGCGCTCGGCCCCGACCACGGCTGGCGCGTCGTCTTCTGGACGGGCGTCATCCCGGCCGTCATCGCCGTGCCCCTCGTCCTGAAGTGGCTGCCCGAATCCCCTGCCGTCCTGTTCGCCAAGGGGCGTACCGCCGACGCGAGTGCCGTCGCCGCCCGCTACGGGCTGCCCGAGCCGACCCGCGCCGAGGCCCCCGCAGCCGGCGCCAAGGGCCGCTTCTCCGCCGTCGCCTCGCTCTTCGCACCCGGTACCCGGGCCGCGACCCCGCTCCTGTGGGTCGCCTCCTTTGCCGGCCTGCTCCTCGTCTATGGCGTCTCCACCTGGCTGCCCGAGCTGATGCGCGCTTCCGGCTACTCGCTCTCCTCGTCCGTCACCTTCCTCATGGTGATCAACGCGGGCGGCATCGTCGGCATGCTCGTCGCGGGCCGCGCCGCCGACCGGTTCGGCGCGGTCAGGGTGTCCGCGCTCTGGTTCGTCCTGACCGCCTGCGGTGCCTTCCTGCTCCGCGCCCACCTGCCGCTCGGCGTCGCGTACGCCCTGGTCTTCGTCACCGGCGTCTGGCTGTTCTCCGCCCAGGTCATGGTCTACGCGGCCGCCCCGTCCGTGTACACGCCCGGCCAGCGCGCCACCGGCCTCGGCTGGATCACCGGCGTGGGCCGCACCGGAGCCGTCGTCGGCCCCTGGCTGGGCGGCGCGGTCGTCGCCGGAGGCAACGCGAGCCTCGGTTTCACCACCTTCGCCGCGGCCGCGGTCCTCGGCGCCGTCGCCATCTCCCTGGTGCCACTCGTTCGGCGGAACACCGGGCACGCCCCGGACGTTGCGGGTAACAGGATGGGAAAGATCCTCCCTGAGCACTAG
- a CDS encoding Bax inhibitor-1/YccA family protein: MRSSNPVFSRRGFSRDNGYAGFNAQPQAGGPAVGTQGAPYAGNNPYAQNPYAQQDLQYGAPPQAPATTGRMTMDDVVMRTATTLGVLVLTAALAWALLPVDTANINKSYGIAIGAGLVAMVLGFVQAFKRKASPPLILAYAALEGVFLGVLSSIVDNYIASGAAMQAVLGTMAVFVAVLVAYKAGWIRVNRRFYGFVMAAAMGFILLMAVNLLFAVFGGGDGLGFRSGGLGIVFGIIGVLLGACFLALDFKQVEDGIAYGAPREEAWLAAFGLTMTLVWIYLEFLRLIAILQGND, translated from the coding sequence ATGAGGAGCAGTAACCCGGTCTTCTCGCGACGGGGGTTCAGCCGCGACAACGGCTACGCGGGCTTCAACGCGCAGCCGCAGGCCGGGGGACCCGCAGTCGGCACACAGGGCGCCCCCTACGCCGGCAACAACCCGTACGCGCAGAACCCCTACGCCCAGCAGGACCTGCAGTACGGCGCTCCGCCGCAGGCCCCGGCCACCACCGGCCGTATGACGATGGACGACGTCGTCATGCGCACCGCCACCACCCTCGGCGTCCTCGTCCTGACGGCCGCGCTCGCCTGGGCGCTGCTGCCGGTCGACACCGCGAACATCAACAAGTCGTACGGCATCGCGATCGGCGCAGGCCTCGTCGCGATGGTGCTGGGCTTCGTCCAGGCGTTCAAGCGCAAGGCGTCGCCGCCGCTCATCCTGGCGTACGCGGCGCTCGAGGGTGTCTTCCTCGGCGTCCTGTCCAGCATCGTCGACAACTACATCGCGAGCGGTGCGGCCATGCAGGCCGTGCTCGGCACGATGGCGGTCTTCGTGGCCGTCCTCGTCGCGTACAAGGCCGGCTGGATCCGCGTCAACCGCCGCTTCTACGGCTTCGTGATGGCCGCGGCCATGGGCTTCATCCTGCTCATGGCGGTGAACCTGCTGTTCGCCGTCTTCGGCGGCGGTGACGGCCTCGGCTTCCGCAGCGGCGGCCTGGGCATCGTCTTCGGCATCATCGGCGTGCTGCTCGGCGCGTGCTTCCTGGCGCTCGACTTCAAGCAGGTCGAGGACGGCATCGCGTACGGCGCTCCGCGCGAGGAGGCATGGCTCGCCGCCTTCGGCCTCACGATGACGCTCGTGTGGATCTACCTCGAGTTCCTGCGCCTCATCGCGATCCTGCAGGGCAACGACTGA
- a CDS encoding DUF4287 domain-containing protein — translation MSQVFSQETHQNLLARIPHCTGREISDWLRTVEEGPCFLRFDDKVSWLRGEHDLAYGHAKAIIHEYDLRRAARRLG, via the coding sequence ATGTCCCAAGTGTTCTCGCAGGAGACCCACCAGAATCTGTTGGCTCGCATCCCCCACTGCACCGGTCGTGAGATCTCCGACTGGCTGCGCACCGTCGAGGAAGGCCCCTGCTTCCTCCGCTTCGATGACAAGGTCAGCTGGCTGCGCGGGGAGCACGACCTCGCCTACGGCCACGCCAAGGCGATCATCCACGAGTACGACCTGCGGCGGGCCGCCCGCCGCCTCGGCTGA